Sequence from the Castanea sativa cultivar Marrone di Chiusa Pesio chromosome 12, ASM4071231v1 genome:
AAAGTACTTTAAGGTCATCTTGGAAAATGGGCTCAGATCTACGGATTGTGGAAGTCGGACAAAATATTCTTCAGTTCAAGTTTAATTCAAATTATCAAAAGGAGTGGGTCGAAAGAAACGACCCATGGAACTTCGAAACAACCTCCTGCTACTCACTAGATGGAGAAAGGGGTTGTCCGTGGCCAACATAACTTTCACCCATTCTCCGTTCTGGGTCTAGGTCCGGGGCCTCCCATTTGAAAGCATGTCAGAAGAAGTGGGAAGAGAACTAGGTAGCAAACTAGGCCGATATATTGAGTCAGACAAGTGCTCCTGGCTATCAGAGCAAACAAAGTTCATGAGGGTATGTGTGGATTTGCCCATTGACAAAACATTGAGAAGGGGTGGTAACATAATCAATATGGAAGGGAAAAAGTTTTGGGTTTCTTTCAAATATGAAAGATTACCCACTTTCTGCTTCCACTGTGGTCTCCTTGGACACGATGAGAAGCACTGCTTGGCGTCACAACAAAACTATGACAACACTAAGCAATATAGAGACTGCCTAAGGGCAATTGAATATTCAAAACTCAATGCGGAAAAACCAAAAGCCTTCACTAGCGGCAGTACCGATGAAAGAAAAGAGGGTGGCTCAGAAGACAGACAAATCCTAGCCTAGGAAGCCTCTAACTCAACAGATATGGAGGCGGAGCAAGCTGAGTTCCCAACAACTCCGAAAAGCCACACACATCCCAACAACATGACATTAGGAGACATGTACACGTCAGCCAATCGCACCGCGAAAAATTAGAGGAAAGGtgaaaaagtaagttcttcGAACACTGTGCCTCAATCTAGAAAACAccattttgaaattcaaaaaagtCTAGGAACATGAAAGGAAATAGGAGACGAATCTTCTGTTGTAGGCCTCTCAAGACTTCCTTTAGCTGAAGCCCAAGAAGTCTCAAGCCCGTTAAAATCCACAAAAGCGACCCTCCCTATTAGCAATACTCCCTACACTCCGCGAGGCCTAGGCAAaggaaattggaaaaaaattgcTAGAGCCCAGGGGTAGCAAGCCCCAAATCCCAACACACACATTCTATACCTAAGTGGGCTTTCAGGATCCAAAAGAACAAGCAAGCTTGACTTTTTAGACGAAGATTATGAAAGTCCTCACAAGAAGCTCTGTGACACACCCCTCACGAATGTAAACAACACACATAATGGATTGACGGTGGCTGCAAGGCAGCACCACTGGGAGCAATGAATTCCCTATGCTGGAAATGCAGGGGAATTAGGAACCCTTGGATAGTTTTTGCGCTCCGCAACTACGTGAGGCACTGGAATCCTAAACTTGTCTTCTTATCggagacaaaattaaagaataaatatatGGAGAGAGCGAAATACAAATTAGGTTACTCAAATGGCTTGATAGTTCCTAGCAGAGGCCAAAGTGGAGGCCTCGCACTTCTGTGGTCAGGTGATATGAACCTAGAAATCAAGAGCTACTTGAACCATCATATTAATGCCATaatcactaaaccaaaaaatggCTTCACCGAAAGATACACTGGTTTTTATGGGCACCTAGAAACCCATCTCAAGGAAGAATCTTGGAAAAAGCAATAATAAATATAGTTTTCCTTGGTTTTGTTGTGGTGACTTTAACAAAATTCGCTCTATGAATGAATGTCCCTATAGCCAAATGGAGGGCTTTCGTCAAGTGGTAAACAATTGCTGCTTCCCGGACCTAGGATATTGTGGCCTAGACTTCACTTGGAGCAATATGAAGGAAGGCAGCCATAGAATTTCTCTCTACCTTGACAGAGCCTTTGCCAAACTTGAATGGCTAGAGTATTTCAGGAACCCAAAAGTCCACCATCTAGCAGAATCAACCTCTGATCACTGCATCCTCACAATCACTAACTCTCCCTCTCGGGTTCATTAGGGCAAACGCAGATTCCATTTCGAGGCTTTATGGGCCAAAAAAGGATGATTGTTGAGAAATTATTGAATTAGCCTGGAACTCGGGCACCCTCTCCACTACCCCCGAAGATATTGCCTCCAAGCTTCAGAGATGTGTCGTAGCTTTAACCAATTGGAATCAGAGAGTGGTGGGCAATATTCCAAAGAAAATCcaagagaaaaggaaaacacTCAACTCTCTCACAGCTCAAGACCACTAAGGAAATTTAGGGGCAGAGATCAATCAACTCAGAAAAGAGATCAACGACCTTTTAGACAGTGAAGAAACTATGTGGCATCAACGCAACAAGGTTCATTAGTACAGAGAAggagaccaaaacaccaaatttTTCCGTGCTCGGGCATCTGATAGAAGGAAAAAGAACACTATCCTAGGGCTCTAGAATGATGAGGGCCAATGGCGTGAAGGCAAAGACAACATTGCAGCCACTACTATGGCCTATTTTGAGAACATCTACACCACCACCCACTCCACTAGAATTAATGAAGTCATTATCTCTATCCCCAAATGTGTCACAGAGGACATGATCCCAGAGCTCACCAAGACCTTCACTAGAGATGAGGTACTCAAGGCATTGCAATAAATTCATCCAACTAAAGCCCCAGGACCCGACGGTATGTCTGCTGTCTTTTTACATAAATACTGGGACATTGTGGGCCCTAATATTACAAACATGGTTCTGAATGTGCTAAATTCCAATATGCccattgttggggtttatgccctaaaatctaatttattggcatatcattaataattaaattatttaattatatgagactatttataaatgaactaatgagacattatcttagtccatgagatgcactGTATGTggtttatgtgatttagtcacagaaaatgtaaatcacaagttccttgtaaactcaaaatgtagttcatagtcggtgatgaaattggatgtttcatctgcgaagactataacatatcaactaagatgatttgtcttgatcatggaaatggagatttctagttggtatgttgatacgttttaagagttaagacatattaaactagatcgttgtgagatttataattcttctaacaactgtcaaatgaataataaatctcacgacttctttttacatgaactcttaatcctgagagaataatagatctgatcataaaatgtaggttgctttgatatatcaggagtgagatctattagtcacagtcaaaacctcagtatgttgggtagccacatttagtgttgatggaacatgtattctcaagatggaattcaaagtctcttaacagagataaaaaatattctcttgagataagtttaatggtttggttattcagagagttagacccaaccactttagtaaggagttactaaagtatatatttatggaattggatttcataaatatataatgaataacataaaggattaaaccgggtactcaaggatatgtagtaatttataaagtggctgtctacatccatgactttgtaatactacgaatattttatgaaggggttgcatgtacaataaagtcttggggtataatttatagataaggcgtagagtgcaactatatttatatagtggtattaaatatagttaatggtaactttagacttgtcaagagttgacagaaaagcccaaggcctattggagctagtgtcttattgatcccttttggtcccactccaagccacacacaagagcccaattggaatggctcaaaaagctagcccaattagataattagttatatataagaagagaaacatacagaattttgggGGGTATGGTGTGAGACATCATTCTGAAATGGTGAGTATgagagtgttggacactctcctattctctccttggaaactaattgagagaccacacatcttgggcattaagtggaattggagtgaagattaaaagtcttcccaagtgcttttgatcttcaattttgaatttcatcgcaccaaggtacgctttcttgttctctaattctgaaacttacatagtacatgttatcaattgcgaatgaaatagatctattttttttttccgctacgcatgttttgtatgagatacaaacacgtATTTTCCATGTATTTATCCAACACCTATGACAGAGATCAACAAAACCAATATCTCCCTCATCCCAAAAACCAACCATCCCACTAAAATGACTGAATTTCACCCCATTAGCTTATGCAATGTCACCTATAAACTCATCTCAAAATTCTTGGCCAACAGACTCAAATCTGTCATGCCGAGCATCATCTCTGAAAACTAAAGTGCCTTCACTTCCAAGCGCCTAATTACTGACAATGTCTTAGTGGCCTTTTAGTTCATGCATtatctaaaacataaaaaagtggGAAAAGAAAGCTTTATGTCAATTAAACTAGATATGAGCAAAGCTTTTAACAAGGTTGAATGGGAGTTTATTAAGGGGGTAATGGTGAAGTTGGGATTCAATAACAAGCTGATTGGTCTTATTATACACTGTGCCTCTTCTATATCTTACTTAGTGATCATAAATGGGGAGACGTTTGGAAACATCACCCCAACCCGAGACATCAGATAGGGCGACCCCCTCTCTTCGTAGCTCTTCTTTCTTTGTGCAGAAGATTTGTCAGCTCTTATCCACGAAGCGGCCCGAAACCAACAAATCACGGGCTGCCTTATAATCACCCACCTTTTCTTCACCAATGATAGCCTTCTCTTTTGCAAAGCTAAAGCCCAAGAATGTCAAAAACTTGTTAGCATACTTAAGAGCTATGAAGCAGCTTCAGGGCAAAAAATTAATGTCGATAAGTCTTTAGTGTTCTTCAGCCCAAATACCCCTCAAGAAACAAAAGAGTGCATCTTGAGCTTACTAGGTCCAATGCAGGACTCGAGACACAACTAGTACCTAGGGCTTCCTTCCATCATAGGGAAATCTAAATCCAAGTGTTTGCTAAAATCAAAGAGCGAGTAGCAAAAAAAACTCGCTGGTTGGAAAGGGAAGCTCCTTTCAATTGGGGAGAGAGAGGTTCTTATCAAGGCAGTAGCACAAGCAGTCTCAACGTACACAATGAGTTGCTTTCAGGTCCCTAAGTCATTATGCACTGATTTGGAAAATATGATGCGTAATTTCTGGTGGGGTCAGAAAGATAAAGAGCACAAAATCGCTTGGGTTAGCTAAAAGAAGATGTGCAAATCAAAATTCCATGGTGGGATGGGATTTCGGGACCTACAAGCCTTCAACTTGCCATGTTAGCCAAACAAGGGTGCTGAATCCTCACTAACCCCAACTCTGTGGTGGCCCGAGTGTACAAAGCCAAGTACTTTCCTCATGACGATATTCTTCACTCTAAAAAATGTTGCAGCCCGTCCTCTGCCTGGCGAAGCATTCATAATAGCCTTGAAGTGATTAGAAAAGAACAAGATAGAGGGTTAGGAATGGTCGTAAAATCCATATATAGGAAGATAAGTGGTTGCCAACGCCAATAACGTTCAAAGTAATTTCTCCACCAACTGATTTTGGAGACTTTCCAATGGAAGCATCTCTCATAGATGAGGACACTAAATGGTGGAAAGCTGATGTACTTCCTACCCTTTGAAGCCAACACTATCCTATTAATCCCTCTGAGCTACAACCTGCCTGAAGACAGTCTAATCTGGATTGgcaataaaaattttggttaaaaGTGCCTACCATATAGCCTTAAGTGTTGTGAAGGCATCAGATGAGGGAGAATGCTCATCTAGCAACGCAAGTTCACTAATTTGGAAGAGAATTTAGCACCAAAAAGTCCCTCCAAAGCTAAAAGTCTTTGCTTGGAGACTGTGTAAACAACATCCCCACCATGCAAAACTTAAGCTACAGAGGCATTCACTGCTCTGGCTTTTGTCCAATCTGTGATAAGGCCATTGAAACAACAGCTCATGCTCTTCTCCACTGTGATCATGCCAAGCTAACAAAGGTTGCTGGCCAAACTGCCCTGTTGACCTCTTCCACCCAACCCTTGAACCCATAGACATTGTCCAAGAGATCATTGAGAAAGGCTCCTCGCATAACATAGAGACGTTCTTTGCAACAACCAGGTCTATTTGGTGGAATCGCAATCAAGCAGTGCGTGATGACTCAAGTTCCCCTCCAAGCCAAAGTTGGAAAATGGCTAATAGAATGCTCATTGATTTTAAGGAAGCTTGCTCCCATCCTCCATTGCCCCACACCTCCCCTGCCCCCAAATGGAGAGCCCTTCCCTAgggttttttcaaaataaatgtcGATGGTGCCACCTCTAACAATGGCACCAACTCTAGCATTGGGGTGATTATCCGTGATAACCAAGGCAATCCCATTGCAGCCTCCAGCAAAGTCCTTCTGTCCCCCTACTTGGCAGAAATTTCTGAAGCTTTGGCCCTTCTACATGGAGTGCTACTTGCCGCGGAAATGAAAATCCCACATGCCATCTTTGAGTTGGATGCTCTCTCCAATATTGTTCAAGCCCTAAACCAAGGAGAAGTTGGTGGCAAGATTGGACCCATTCTTCAGGACATTAGAACCATCTCTGCCTCTTTCAGCCGGTGCTCCTACCAGCACCTGAAAAAGGATGGCAACAGAGTTGCCCACGAACTCGCAAAAGCTTCTAAACTTTCGGGTACTTCTCAAACTTGGAAGGGAATTTACCCTAGTTGTGTAGAACATCTCCTTCTAAAGGATATATGATTGTTTCAGCTTTTGTAGTTTATTACCACTGTGTTGTAATTCAAAGAGATAGACTTTACACAAAGAGATAGACTTTCAATGGGGTTTTATTGGAGACACATTTCGTGTTTTCTGTAGAGGCACCATGCATAGAATTAATCCTAAGACTAattaatgtggcgtttggtacggggaaatgttttaggattcccaggaatgtttaaagattcccatgtttggttgcaaatcacgctaaggaattagatgccaggggaatctggattcccctctcaatgggaatctggattcccctctcaatgggaatgtggattccctttaaacaggtgggaatccagattcccaagcttaaaggaaactgtattttttatagattgacaattttaaccatttttcattatcatttaatcaattaagataaaatataaaacaaattattatggattaaactcttttaaaattattattaagaataaaagcatttgataatttaaatagttatttttgtattatacctgtcattttgaaatgttagactataattttaatgaattttttataattaattgtttatatttggtttttcattatttatttagaggaagttttttttttaaggatttggtagttcacattcaaatctaaggatagaataggaaaaataaataattcatttaagatttatgagaataaaccaaatattattatctcacattcctaggaatcttaagatattccaaattaaaccaaacataggaataactacattcttaggaatgtgattcctaagaatcacattcctaggaatttagatgccaagagtaatgtggattcccacgtaccaaacgccacataagtgTTTTCACTGTGGAATTTGCAAAGAGAAATTGCCAAGAACTAGTTGATGTATACGTACTCTCTTAATCCTCTTAAGTGTTTAGTGGAAAAGGAGTACCAGAATTTATACCGCTGAAGATATCAAAGCGAAAGAACTTAATTACGTATAATATGTTAACGAAGTGATCCGTGGAAGAATTTATTCATGCAAAAAGCCAACAATCTTACCATATTCTCCAACAACGTCGGTATTCCTCATTCTGTTTTCTTGTGAATAGGACCATATAGTCAaatgatttttctatttttttaaacttgtaATTGTGTTGTTTTGTTGGCCTGTTTGGATGATTTGCTATAGCCTACACTCTACaatgtttcaaaataaaacttgCATTGcatccaaaaacaaataatgatGATACTAATACAACAAGAACTTTTTGCATAATCTATTTTAAAGGGAGCCCCAGGCTGGTATTTGATCCATACTTAGGCATGTTCATGTCTATATAATAGGCATACTTAAGTTGATTGATGTGTGATTATTTGGATCAGAGCAAATTGATAACGTAATCTGATCTTGAGTCTGACCCAATAAAACCCTATCAAGCCTATAAATTATTACTTGCTGCATATCTAGCATAAAAGACTTGGTATTTAGAGGAGGGAAGTAACTATAAGCTGGAAATCCTCAAAGCTAACagctccatctccatctccatccaTGGAAGCAACAATACTCTGACAATCCTCCCGAGTTAAGTGAAAGCCCAGACTCCCCATGACCTGAAACAGCTCATCTACTGTCAAAACCTCATCCTCATCACCCttcaaagtttcaaaggctGATTTAAGGAGATTCCCCAAGGACCCAATTTGCAAATCCTTGGTGTTCATCTCCAAGAACTCCTCCATGCTCAGCAAACCATTATTGTCAGTGTCTCCTTTCTGCATCATTTCCCTTACCTCTTGTTCACTTGGATTGTACCCAAGTGATCCCATGATGCCACCGAGTTCAGCAACTGTTATTGATCCATCATTGTCTGAGTCAAAAGCTCTAAATGCTTCCACTAGACTTAGAACATGGCTCAGTATCTCAGTTTGTGCAGATATAGAGCCAACTTGAGCCATTGAAGGTTAAAGATAGAGcagaaattttttctttttttgagaagaagataGTGCAGAACTTGTCCTTGCATTTACCTTCATATCTTTCCCTAAATATAGCAAAAAGGGGATGCCCATTATTCTTTTGGGACTACTTTGTGATGACATAAAGTTGGAAAAGGCAAAAGGTTCTTAATTCTTATGCTCATAACTTATTCAGTGTTATCCTCAACTTGTTGGGATAAGTTTATTCTGATTGCAACGGTTGATGTTACctggattttggatttttattccGCCAATACTTAAGCAGATTCTGGGAAACTTCCCATGGATTTagtgttaaaatatttattaaatgattaaatttatcggtctaattatttaaaactttggaacaatttttcatttgattCCAACACTTCCTGAATCACTGTCAAAATAATCCACAAGAAACATGTAACAATCAGTTATGCTGTTCTCAACATGAATTGTGAAAGGTTAGGACAAATTGTATATGCCTTTAAAGAAAAAGTgcgaaaaaatatatattatatctttcaaggaaattaatataaaaatgtatatcTGGGTTGGGCCAATAACAAGAAAAGCTCAACAAGAATGTGCTGTATCTTTGCCCAAAAAGTTGTGGTGATTAAAAAGATGCAACAGAATAGGCTTAGGCAGCTTGAAGCCCATTCATAAGAATACATGTTTTAAGCAGGCTGCACTGATCGGAGAAACTTTCAAGGCCTGAAGTAGTTGAAGGAAGGAGGCTGACACATCAATAATCAATTCAAATTCCTGCCTGAGCACAACACGGGTTAAAGTTacaagttacaatctaaaacGATGGttgaattatttttcttttcccgaGTAAATATATTGGATCCAGACAAATTCTTATATTGTATTTTTGG
This genomic interval carries:
- the LOC142620947 gene encoding putative calcium-binding protein CML29, whose amino-acid sequence is MAQVGSISAQTEILSHVLSLVEAFRAFDSDNDGSITVAELGGIMGSLGYNPSEQEVREMMQKGDTDNNGLLSMEEFLEMNTKDLQIGSLGNLLKSAFETLKGDEDEVLTVDELFQVMGSLGFHLTREDCQSIVASMDGDGDGAVSFEDFQLIVTSLL